ACAAAGTAGATGTTTATAAAGATGTTCTATTACGAGCTACATAATGGCGAATTCTCTTTCAAAGGTCGCTTGGTCTTCCATATTTATGGGAAAACCTGAGCTTCGCTACCAGAAAACTGCAGCATAAACGGGATACGACAGGGAAGTTTTCTGTTAGCCAATATTCTGTATTCTGTTAGGGGCCAGTTGATTGCTCCCTGATAACCTGTCCAGAGATTTGACCAGCATGCACAGCCAAGATTCGAGATAAAAAATGATACTTAGATTGAACATCACCTTCACCTGTTACTTGAATGACTACCCATTTTCTACATTAAACATGGGAGATTGGTCACACAAGGCCCCTAACAGAATACAGAATAAAACTAACAAAGTGGAGATAATATTGGCTAACAACTAAACTAGAGAACGTGCAGCAGCTCCCATCCTTTTGAGCGCAGGGCTATTAGAGCCATACGCCGGCAGTAATCCTTTTGTGCAAGCTAATGTGAAGATAACAGCATAGTGCATTTGATTTGATAGCCAGCACATAAGTAAAGCATGAGATGTTACAACCATTAAATCAAGGATCGTCTGGTTCTAGTCTGTCTACTGCCTAGTGCCAACCATCCTAGAGTACAATTGATAGGTGGCACGGCAAAAATAATGAGAAGTTACAATCATTAATCGAACCAAGGATCCTCTGATTCTCATATGCCTAGTGGCAACCATTGTAGAGCATTTTTTGAGAGCCAGAGCATCAAAAAATAAGAAGGTGCTATAACCATTACGGGCGTGTTTGGCAGAGGAGACGAATTAGAGTACCCTTGATTTAGGCCTTGTTTGGCCCGTGGATTTCCACCCTGGCAAGTTCTAGTCTGCCTAGTGCTAACCATTGTACAACAATTTTGATAGCTAGCACATCAAAAGATCATAAACAGCTGAACTGAAATATCAGCAAGTTTCACTAGTTAGTCAGACGGGGCACATTCCTCTGCTCAGCGTCTTGTTCCGGTGTCCAGAGGAACACCCTGTTGCTTCCCACGCAGGCAAGATAGCCAACTCGATATTGGTGCACAGCAAACTGGCGGGGGGCCTCTGTCATGTGTTCACTCTCAATACGTGCTTTGCAAGAAGTGGAGATATTGTTATCTTTGAGATCAACTGAGATGATAGCTACGTCCCTTTGGGTTCCAAGTAAAAGGTCAGAGTCATTCCATCCCCAGCTCGCCCTGAAACCATGGAATTAAACATAGCATTGCCGCTATCAAACTGGCAACATAAACTGTGCATTAGAAAAGTGAAAAGGCGAGACTGAACAGCTCTAGATTCCATTTTATTCACTTGTTTCTCAAATAGATGTTTCAGAATGTGTTCAATCAAACTTTAAGAACCTTGAACATAAGTATAAAAATGCTAGTAAtacattttcatgaaaaaaaatacagttCAATCATTATAGTTTTAATAGCTTTTACACTATCTCCGtgctcttttgcttgttgttttGGGCGTCAACACGGTCTTGAACACATTTATTTGACCATTAATTTTTCTAAGCATTTCTTATTGAAAGCtactgaaaatatatttgcttgaaaacatttttcaagGCAAATATACTAATACCATTTTCGTGTGACAAATCTTAATATCTTTGTGTATTGTAGTGATCAAAGTTTCTAAAGATTGACTGCAGGCACCCtaaatgacatctatttgagaacgaaggcaatatttacaaaaagaaATGATCAAATTTGGGTATTGGAGATTGTGATGCCAAAACGGCAAGTAAAACGAAGGAGGAAATATGAATTAATAAAAAGTGTGCTCTACATAAGTAAATGACAGTTCAGGACTAAGAAACAAAGTGAGAAGGATTAAGAAACAAAGTGAGAAGAGAGGACATACTTGAATGTCCTTGAAGGAGAAGTATGCTGTAGGAAGCATGAATTGTCAAAGTCACAGACACTCAAAATTCCAACAGCATTATCACGACTGCACAGATAAGTGTTAGATCAGCATATCCGTACATCTTAAAACACTTCAATTATGCAAGGGCAAGAGGAAAACCATAATTCTACCAAAGGAAGCACGCAGATAATGAATCACATACCACATGACTATTTGAACGACATTATAGCAGTAATACGTTGAACAAGTACGTACGTCTAACcagaaaaaaatagatacaCAAATCATAGCCCACAGATGCAACATATGGAGATTGCATAATGTCTAGCAAAGTAAGACCTTGTTGTCGCAAGAAAGCTTCCGCTTGGTGAGAAATAAGCTGAATGAACTTGCATTTTATGTTTGACAACCTTCAAGCTCTCTGGCTTCAGCATATTCATGTTTCTTAAATCCCATAAGCAAGCCGTGCTGTCCAATGAACTTGTTGCCAGCATATTTGGGTTCTCTGTATTAAAATCTATTGAGCTAATGCAATCACAATGCAGTTTCCACTTGCTTAAGACTTTACCCGCTCTCTCATCGAAAGCCTTGAGCTCACCATTCCCTTCACCGAAATACAAACAAGTAGCATGTTCCGGTGCTTGGCAAAGGGAGAATGCAGGATAGTCACACAAATAGATCATATTGAAAATCTCCTTCTCCACGTCCATGAGACAAATTTCACCTTCACGGGTACAGCTGTAAATCTGCaagtcaaaagaataaaaatacaAACACTCACAATACTGAATTCCTGGTTGTACACAGAAACATGAGAACGAAACAAAAGAAGTGATCCACTTCCAATAAATTATCACTTGTTATAATTTATATTTCTATCAAGTTGTTTCCAGATCCACCTTGTACAaaaccttcccccccccccccctatctTTACCATTAAAGACTAATATCCCAACTTAGGCAGATCAAAAGTGGGATAGCAATCCCCCAACTCAATTCATTTGTATACGCTACTACATAGAGCATCATATGGATTTCAATTGTAACCACAAATATTAACATTTCAGTACCACAGCATCACTTTCAGATATTAAAAATCACATAAGCTCAACTTGTGTTCATCTTATCATTCCGAAGTATCAGGATTATTTAATGCGGAACTATGTTGAAGCTCCACGGGTAGCACTACGCGTCTACGCTACTACATTTCAGGCTATAGCCTGACTGTCATACAATCCAAGAACACATGGACAGAACAAGCGTTACACATAAGAATCGGTGCTAGTGCAAAAAAAGTCGACATCACCTTCCTTGGAGCAGAGGGGTGAGCCGTGATCCCCGCCACGGATCCTGTGTGCGGAAGGTACTTGAACACACCATCGGCAGCACCGCGCAGACTGCCCGCCCCCCGCAGCGGCCGAGCCGGCGCTGGGCGGTCCGCGTCCCAGAACACGAGATGCCCGAAACAGGTCCCCGCGGCCACAACCGTGCGGTCCGCCAGCGGCAACACCCGCGCCACCGCAATCACTGTCGGCGCCAACTTTCTGACATTCCCCGGTTTCAGCACCAGTTCCTTGCAGCAAGGATCGAAACCCTCGTCCGCACGAACCTTGCACTCCGGCGGAGGCCAGGACGCGGCGAGGATAGCGGAGGTGAGGGGCGCCGAGACATCCGTCACCTTCTCAATGACGAACGCGTCGGAGATGGGGAAGTGGGAAGGCCTGGGCTTGAGGTGCGCGGAAGGGagcgacgcggcggcggaggacggCGGCTGGAGGCGCGCGCGACCGGAGCGGCGCGGGGAGCCGGCGGGGGCGGTCGGGGTCGCGCGGGTCTGCTTCTTTGGGCGGCCGGCCGCGAAAGCGGCGGAGAGGTTGGCGGCGTCACGGCGGAGCTGGGCAAGGATGGCTTGGTTGCGCTGGATGTTCTCCTGCCGCCGGCGCTCGTACTCCGTCAGGGCGTCGAGGGTTTCCGCCATTTCGGGTTTTGGGGGACGAGCCAAAAGGCAGTGGCGGACATTTGAATGGGGGAAGGGGAGGCCGTCCGTGGTTTCGGCCAGTTTTCACTAAAATTTCCCTGAAATTTAGCTGAAATACACTAAAACAGTTCAAACTTTAAGCAAATTTCATATGGTTTTAGAGGTTCCGGATGTTTTGAGAAAATTTTATCGTGTTGAATCACATTTCAAATACAAGTTCCGATACAATAAATTGTTTCACAAGTTTTAGGGAAATTTCACCAACCCTGGGGAAAAAATATGGAAGATTTTGCTAATTCAAGGCAAAAAAACAGAAGCCAATGAAAATCTCAATGTATGTATTGTCAGACTCCACATAATTGCCACATAAATCTATTTTTCACTCTACTCTTACCCGCTTTTCGCTTCTCTAAAGTGGGGTCACCAGACCAAATAGAAAGGAAGAAATTGAATAGGAGTTATTTCTTTAGGAGAATAGGGATTACATAACAGAAGTTTCACAATTTGTTGCTTGAAAGATTTTTGATTGCAAGATTCCCTCATCGCGAACCATGCACCTCGCTGAGCCTTCCACGTTACCGCCGAGTCCGAGGCAACCAGGTGGTGATCTTTCGAGCTCTGCATGCCATCGTCCAAGGTGAGCTTTCGAGCTCTGCTCCGCCACCCTCCTCCCCGCGCCACAAGGCCACCGAGCTCTCCGCCTCCTTTCGGCCActccctcctccccttccccgaAGCGGGCCAAGAAGCAGCCGCAGCCGCGTGCGACCCCCGCCAGCCCGTCGTCCTCCGCCGTTCAGTCCGCACCCGCGGCCTTCCCCACAATGACTCCGCCGACACTGTCGGGGCGACGTTCCTAGCCACGCCGCCGTCCCCTGCAAAGCCCCGCACCACCCGGTTCTCCTCCCAGCTCACCTCCTTCCCGGGCACTGCCGCCGAGACCCGCCGCTGCTGGAGGACAAGATCTGCGCGGATGGGTTCGACGCCAGAGGGAGCTGGTGCTGCGGCCCTCGGACGTAAGGAGGGTGGTTCCGGAGAGGATACTCTCGGTGCGGGTCTTGCCGCTGGCCGACCAGACTGTTGTGGCCGCCGGGAACAAGCTTGGGCATATCGGCTTTTGGGACATGGACGACGTCGCGGAGGATGGGGACAGTGCGGTGTTCGAGTATTTTTCCTACGGGAAAACTCTAAATTACCCCCTAAACTTTGTTTCGATCTTTAAATTTTACCGTAAACtatgaaactaaatattttttacctAAATTTTACAGTACCATTCAAATAACACCTCAATCAGTTTTTATTCAAATAACACTTAATCAGTTTTGTAAGGTGGTTTTGTCTACGTGACAAATATACATATACGGTTTTGCCATGTGGGCATGCTAATATGGCTGATTTGATTCAACTCACCATCTACCTCTGCAGACGTGACAGAGTAGACCCTAACCCCACCTATCATTCTCTCTCCGGAGGATGGGGAAGCAACATGACCAAGTTAACGCATAGCAAAACTAATtgacaaaaaagaagaataaaataaGATTAAGTAACATGTTAGTCGACGTGGTAAAAATCACCCATGACGATCTACCACGTAGGTAAAATCGTCCTTCAAAACTGGTATGTGTGTTATTTGAATGGTATTGTAAAGTTTAGGTAAAAAATATCTGATTTTTCAGGGTGAAATTTGAAGATTAAGGTAAAGTTCAGAGGTGATTTAGAGTTATCCCTTTCCCATGGGGGAGATTGTGGCGCACCCAGCAGCGCCGTTGAAGGTGATGGTTTCCTATTCTCGTGCTCTTGTGATCCTTCGGtgaacatttatttaaaatttaaaactctTCTATAAATCTGAAGTGTTTGATTGGGTAGGTTGGTGGTTTAACTGAAGGGATAAGGATTTTGTGATACTAAATTGCATAGAAGTTTCATCGAGCTCTCTCAAATATCCTTATTGGTTTGGCTTATCTAAGGTTTACCCTGTCAGTCAAATTTGCTTCTGTTGATAAAAAGTTGAAGATGTGGATAATACTGGAAGTGACTTTTATGACTTCAATTTTTGTTCGTGGGGATGATAATGTTTAGTAATAAGTATTGTTTACGTCAATATTAGATTTCTTAGGTTTACAGGATGATACTTGT
This genomic window from Phragmites australis chromosome 7, lpPhrAust1.1, whole genome shotgun sequence contains:
- the LOC133923838 gene encoding DNA damage-binding protein cmr1-like — translated: MAETLDALTEYERRRQENIQRNQAILAQLRRDAANLSAAFAAGRPKKQTRATPTAPAGSPRRSGRARLQPPSSAAASLPSAHLKPRPSHFPISDAFVIEKVTDVSAPLTSAILAASWPPPECKVRADEGFDPCCKELVLKPGNVRKLAPTVIAVARVLPLADRTVVAAGTCFGHLVFWDADRPAPARPLRGAGSLRGAADGVFKYLPHTGSVAGITAHPSAPRKIYSCTREGEICLMDVEKEIFNMIYLCDYPAFSLCQAPEHATCLYFGEGNGELKAFDERAGKVLSKWKLHCDCISSIDFNTENPNMLATSSLDSTACLWDLRNMNMLKPESLKVVKHKMQVHSAYFSPSGSFLATTSRDNAVGILSVCDFDNSCFLQHTSPSRTFKASWGWNDSDLLLGTQRDVAIISVDLKDNNISTSCKARIESEHMTEAPRQFAVHQYRVGYLACVGSNRVFLWTPEQDAEQRNVPRLTN